The following nucleotide sequence is from Stigmatopora nigra isolate UIUO_SnigA chromosome 8, RoL_Snig_1.1, whole genome shotgun sequence.
tGGCGGCGggtgtggcggcggcggcgggtgtGGCGGCGGCGTCGTCTTCGGCGGTGGCGGGTTGGCACTCGGTGTTTGCCCGCTTGGACTTGGGGATGACGCGCTTTTTAAAGGAGGTCCAGATCTCGTTGGCGTGTTGCGTGACGGTTCCCCCGGCCGGCGGCGCCGTCGCCGCCTTGTCCTCGTCCTCCTCGCCATCCTCGGCCGCCTTCTCTCCTTCGTCCTCGCCGTCGGTGGCCTCTTTGTCGGCGGTCTTGGTCTTGCCGCTGATGCCCACCATGGAGTGGTCCCTCTTGAGGCCCTGGAAGGTCCAAGAGCGCTTGAGCTTCCAACGCTTTTGTCCCGATTCTTTGGAGTCCAGCGTGGACGAGTCTCCGCCCCCCTCCCCGTCGGTGGCGCCGTCGgtggcgccggcggcggcgtctTCGCTCTTTTTGTGCGTTTTGGGAGCCATCAGCTTCTTGAAGGAGTGCCAGCGCTTGACGTGCTTGACGGCCGAGGAGGAGGCCGCCCGGTTCTCCGCCTCGGCGCCGTCGGCCTCGTGCTCGCCGTCCGCCTCGCCCTCGGCCGCCGCCTGGGCGTCTTCCAGGCGGTCCAGCGACTTGGAGCGGACCTTGACCCTCCCGGGACTGTCGGCGTCCTTCTTGTCGGCGCTCTTGTGGGAGAAGATCTTGGCCACGGGTTTGCGGATCAGATCTCGCACCGACGTGGACGACGACTTGGCCTCTCTGCTCTTCTTTTCCTCGTCCTTGTCGCCGTTTTCCAGCGTGGCCGCTTCGGCTTCCGGCTGCTCGCCGCCCTTCTCCGTTTCCTTGTCTTCGACGTCGCCGTCTtccgccgccgcctctttctTTTTCCTCCCCGCCATCACCTTCCCCAGCCCGCTCTTGTTTAGGAAGGAGTCCAGGAAGGAGGTCTTGTGCTCGTGGTTTTCGGCGCCCCGCGAGGACGCCGGGTCGTCGGCGCCCCCGTCGGCGACGGCTCCCGCCTCGCCGTCCTCCCCGGCGACGACGGCGTCGTCATTGGCCGGCTCCTTGGCGGGAAGGGCCTCGCCGTCGGCCGGCGCCGCTTCGGCGGCGTCTTTCTCCGCCCCCCGGTCCTCCGGGGCCTTGCCGTCTTCTCGGACGGCGGGCGCCGCGTCGGCTTCCGTCGCCGCCATTTCCCCTGGCGGGCTGGAACCTGACAAAAAAAGGTACGTGTCTTGTAGTGAGCGCTGGCTCGGCTTCCCGCCGCTCTCACGCGATGACTTTTTCCCGTCAGGTGGCGCTCAGCTCATGGAAATCGGGGCCAAGAGAAGCGCGGGGGGAAGGCACTCCGCATCCTACTCGGCCACCCCGGTCGACTCCTGCGTGCAGAAGGAAGGAAAGACAGCTTAGCGTGGATTGACAAGGATGGACTGACCAACAAATCATTGGTATCGTATGAATATAATCTTAATCCCCCCAAACGAACTCATGGTTTGCtatatccaatctattttaagtgAGAAGGTGTCAGTCCATTCTTT
It contains:
- the LOC144200408 gene encoding uncharacterized protein LOC144200408 isoform X2, translated to MAATEADAAPAVREDGKAPEDRGAEKDAAEAAPADGEALPAKEPANDDAVVAGEDGEAGAVADGGADDPASSRGAENHEHKTSFLDSFLNKSGLGKVMAGRKKKEAAAEDGDVEDKETEKGGEQPEAEAATLENGDKDEEKKSREAKSSSTSVRDLIRKPVAKIFSHKSADKKDADSPGRVKVRSKSLDRLEDAQAAAEGEADGEHEADGAEAENRAASSSAVKHVKRWHSFKKLMAPKTHKKSEDAAAGATDGATDGEGGGDSSTLDSKESGQKRWKLKRSWTFQGLKRDHSMVGISGKTKTADKEATDGEDEGEKAAEDGEEDEDKAATAPPAGGTVTQHANEIWTSFKKRVIPKSKRANTECQPATAEDDAAATPAAAATPAATPAAAATSGEDGAAAEDGKDGKSAKAKRSHFGRAVSLKNFILRKGKSASLDTGDGAKEEEAAGAEPVEDGAEPAGAQEDGAADPAAVPEKSAGDGEASQASQVAETADEASKASQGEAETPGHGEAKPETPVTNGENGCQNGTGEDDERPDPDGDKSPLKMSKEVGGAKEETNAKVINAAPTAVNSEKKAGSA
- the LOC144200408 gene encoding uncharacterized protein LOC144200408 isoform X1 — protein: MAATEADAAPAVREDGKAPEDRGAEKDAAEAAPADGEALPAKEPANDDAVVAGEDGEAGAVADGGADDPASSRGAENHEHKTSFLDSFLNKSGLGKVMAGRKKKEAAAEDGDVEDKETEKGGEQPEAEAATLENGDKDEEKKSREAKSSSTSVRDLIRKPVAKIFSHKSADKKDADSPGRVKVRSKSLDRLEDAQAAAEGEADGEHEADGAEAENRAASSSAVKHVKRWHSFKKLMAPKTHKKSEDAAAGATDGATDGEGGGDSSTLDSKESGQKRWKLKRSWTFQGLKRDHSMVGISGKTKTADKEATDGEDEGEKAAEDGEEDEDKAATAPPAGGTVTQHANEIWTSFKKRVIPKSKRANTECQPATAEDDAAATPAAAATPAATPAAAATSGEDGAAAEDGKDGKSAKAKRSHFGRAVSLKNFILRKGKSASLDTGDGAKEEEAAGAEPVEDGAEPAGAQEDGAADPAAVPEKSAGDGEASQASQVAETADEASKASQGEAETPGHGEAKPETPVTNGENGCQNGTGEDDERPDPDGDKSPLKMSKEVGGAKEETNAKVINAAPTAVNSAEKKAGSA